In Mastacembelus armatus chromosome 5, fMasArm1.2, whole genome shotgun sequence, a single genomic region encodes these proteins:
- the tacc1 gene encoding transforming acidic coiled-coil-containing protein 1 isoform X1 → MSWLSPMSWAKWTWTAVRGGEGEEEDEQGQDASEEKEHYGERGEEEEEEERSQGCSSDSEGHFDTPEAATPVRAPPTIPGELENSNTDADKTDLDQDEHLIVTAPFAGQDILFNHSMGQDEPGDLTGGPLEINMQRQETEQIGNLPETSDSVPALDSSSMKGTSEVAKCMMPSIEPSQAPTSFLVKDPVPDQAAASANVPIPEANLIQSSEPAAFAAPDHPEENLPKPECNGFPSQTEPNQKTKTSKSKPPTLKMKVSQNELAQTNEEQELPAPKATYNFDPDQLDDSFNPFTSGGSKIQNSPPPCGTSSLPRLEPLGSSMPVYEASSAAPVEADMMASSSSEVKPMMLEFGRDEGTVGKPPPRKLGGKKTISKLTVKKQKLKVSEALSKPSPEPTVSELKSQPLSEPLSDPAPEPVSQLTSEPVADPVPEASLPVSDSSAALSLDDVPIPKSGTYNFDPSQWDDPNFNPFGSNSKMSSSPGLPKSSYSFDPDNLDDSVDPFKPSKSLNTEDSSGSTTQPETKVKDGDKEKARHPPEEKKVKQIPKKSKERTIANSCKVQKYDESQSLVLDVCNQEEEEQVVSQTPEITQRVHHATDEEKLASNSIMGQTGDTQEERGEPECNKAPATKQPISDISVMDVPETKIADHMEEDTCTLKDDIGEISLNQTTKVTNSDATDTAALIKDNIPLSEMDKAAVLTLIREEIITKEIEVNEWKRKYEESRAEVFEMRKIVAEYEKTVAQMIEDEQQEKTLSCNKTVGQLTLERDQALADLNSVERSFADLFRRYENMKGVLEGFKKNEEVLKKCAQDYLMRIKQEEQRYQTLKMHAEEKLDKANEEIAQVRAKANAESVALNASLRKEQMKVESLERAVLQKNQEIEELTKICDELIAKLGTE, encoded by the exons ATGTCTTGGCTGTCACCCATGTCATGGGCCAAATGGACCTGGACAGCAGTGCgagggggagagggagaagaagaggatgaaCAAGGGCAGGATGCCAGCGAGGAGAAGGAGCACTATGGAGAaagaggggaggaagaggaggaggaagagagatcTCAAGGCTGCAG CTCTGACTCAGAGGGCCATTTTGACACTCCTGAAGCAGCAACTCCTGTCCGCGCTCCTCCGACCATCCCAGGAGAGCTGGAGAACAGCAACACTGATGCAGACAAAACAG acCTGGATCAAGACGAGCACCTGATAGTGACTGCTCCTTTCGCAGGTCAGGATATTTTGTTCAACCACAGTATGGGTCAGGATGAGCCTGGAGACCTCACAGGTGGCCCACTGGAAATAAACATGCAGAGGCAAGAAACAGAACAAATAGGAAATCTTCCAGAAACATCAGACTCTGTGCCTGCTCTTGATTCATCCTCAATGAAGGGAACTTCTGAAGTGGCTAAATGTATGATGCCATCCATTGAGCCATCCCAAGCCCCAACATCCTTCCTAGTCAAAGATCCTGTTCCGGATCAGGCTGCAGCTTCTGCAAATGTTCCAATCCCAGAAGCAAATTTGATTCAGAGCAGTGAACCTGCAGCCTTCGCTGCTCCAGATCACCCTGAAGAGAACCTTCCTAAGCCAGAATGCAATGGCTTTCCCAGCCAAACAGAGCCTAATCAAAAGACTAAAACCAGCAAATCCAAGCCTCCAACATTGAAAATGAAGGTCTCACAGAACGAGCTTGCTCAAACAAATGAGGAACAAGAACTTCCTGCTCCTAAAGCTACATACAACTTTGACCCTGACCAACTGGATGACAGCTTTAATCCCTTCACCAGCGGCGGATCTAAAATCCAGAACTCGCCTCCGCCATGCGGCACAAGCTCTCTCCCCAGGCTTGAGCCACTTGGCAGCTCAATGCCTGTATATGAGGCCAGCTCAGCAGCTCCAGTAGAGGCAGATATGATGGCGTCTTCATCATCAGAGGTAAAGCCTATGATGCTGGAGTTTGGTCGGGATGAGGGGACGGTCGGCAAGCCACCTCCACGTAAGTTAGGTGGAAAGAAGACTATCAGTAAACTCACAGTCAAGAAGCAGAAGCTCAAAGTATCAGAGGCGTTATCTAAACCATCACCAGAACCCACAGTTTCAGAATTAAAATCTCAACCACTCTCAGAACCCTTATCTGACCCAGCACCAGAACCAGTTTCCCAGTTAACATCAGAACCAGTTGCAGATCCAGTTCCAGAAGCATCTTTACCTGTTTCTGACTCTTCTGCAGCCCTGAGCCTAGATGATGTTCCTATCCCTAAGTCAGGAACATATAACTTTGATCCCAGTCAGTGGGACGACCCGAACTTCAATCCATTTGGTAGCAATAGCAAGATGAGCAGCTCTCCAGGGCTTCCTAAGAGTTCCTACAGCTTTGACCCAGACAATTTGGATGACTCTGTGGACCCTTTTAAACCCTCCAAAAGTCTGAACACAGAGGACTCATCAGGCAGTACCACTCAGCCTGAGACAAAAGTCAAAGATGGAGACAAGGAGAAAGCCAGACACCCACCGGAGGAGAAAAAAGTGAAGCAAATTCCCAAGAAAAGCAAAGAGAGGACAATTGC GAATTCCTGTAAAGTACAGAAATATGATGAAAGCCAGTCGTTGGTGCTTGATGTGTGTAACCAG gaggaggaagagcaggtgGTTTCTCAGACCCCAGAGATCACTCAGCGAGTTCATCATGCCACAGATGAGGAGAAGTTGGCTTCCAACAGCATCATGGGTCAGACAGGTGACACccaggaggaaagaggagaacCTGAATGCAATAAAGCACcagcaacaaaacaaccaaTCAGTGATATATCCGTTATGGATG TTCCTGAGACCAAGATTGCAGATCACATGGAGGAGGACACCTGCACCCTGAAAGATGATATA GGTGAGATATCCCTGAACCAAACAACAAAAGTGACCAACAGTGAtgccacagacacagcagcccTGATCAAGGACAACATACCTCTGAGTGAGATGGACAAGGCTGCAGTGCTCACCCTGATCAGAGAAGAG ATTATCACTAAAGAGATTGAAGTCAATGAGTGGAAGAGAAAGTAcgaggagagcagagcagaagtTTTTGAGATGAG GAAAATTGTTGCAGAATATGAGAAGACAGTTGCACAGATGATTG AGGATGAGCAGCAGGAGAAGACCCTGTCCTGTAATAAGACGGTCGGGCAGTTGACCTTAGAGAGGGATCAGGCCCTGGCTGACCTCAACTCCGTGGAGCGCTCCTTCGCTGACCTCTTCAGGAGGTATGAGAACATGAAGGGAGTCCTGGAGGGCTTCAAGAAG AATGAGGAGGTCTTGAAGAAATGTGCACAGGACTACCTGATGCGGATCAAGCAGGAGGAGCAACGGTACCAAACCCTCAAAATGCATGCTGAGGAAAAACTAGACAA GGCTAATGAGGAGATAGCGCAGGTACGTGCCAAGGCCAATGCCGAGAGTGTTGCATTAAATGCCAGCCTCAGGAAGGAGCAGATGAAGGTGGAGTCACTTGAAAGAGCTGTGCTTCAAAAG aaCCAAGAGATCGAGGAGCTCACCAAGATCTGTGACGAACTAATCGCCAAACTGGGAACAGAATGA
- the tacc1 gene encoding transforming acidic coiled-coil-containing protein 1 isoform X3 has protein sequence MGGTVSQNKSSKRASSRSHTNRIISDSEGHFDTPEAATPVRAPPTIPGELENSNTDADKTDLDQDEHLIVTAPFAGQDILFNHSMGQDEPGDLTGGPLEINMQRQETEQIGNLPETSDSVPALDSSSMKGTSEVAKCMMPSIEPSQAPTSFLVKDPVPDQAAASANVPIPEANLIQSSEPAAFAAPDHPEENLPKPECNGFPSQTEPNQKTKTSKSKPPTLKMKVSQNELAQTNEEQELPAPKATYNFDPDQLDDSFNPFTSGGSKIQNSPPPCGTSSLPRLEPLGSSMPVYEASSAAPVEADMMASSSSEVKPMMLEFGRDEGTVGKPPPRKLGGKKTISKLTVKKQKLKVSEALSKPSPEPTVSELKSQPLSEPLSDPAPEPVSQLTSEPVADPVPEASLPVSDSSAALSLDDVPIPKSGTYNFDPSQWDDPNFNPFGSNSKMSSSPGLPKSSYSFDPDNLDDSVDPFKPSKSLNTEDSSGSTTQPETKVKDGDKEKARHPPEEKKVKQIPKKSKERTIANSCKVQKYDESQSLVLDVCNQEEEEQVVSQTPEITQRVHHATDEEKLASNSIMGQTGDTQEERGEPECNKAPATKQPISDISVMDVPETKIADHMEEDTCTLKDDIGEISLNQTTKVTNSDATDTAALIKDNIPLSEMDKAAVLTLIREEIITKEIEVNEWKRKYEESRAEVFEMRKIVAEYEKTVAQMIEDEQQEKTLSCNKTVGQLTLERDQALADLNSVERSFADLFRRYENMKGVLEGFKKNEEVLKKCAQDYLMRIKQEEQRYQTLKMHAEEKLDKANEEIAQVRAKANAESVALNASLRKEQMKVESLERAVLQKNQEIEELTKICDELIAKLGTE, from the exons CTCTGACTCAGAGGGCCATTTTGACACTCCTGAAGCAGCAACTCCTGTCCGCGCTCCTCCGACCATCCCAGGAGAGCTGGAGAACAGCAACACTGATGCAGACAAAACAG acCTGGATCAAGACGAGCACCTGATAGTGACTGCTCCTTTCGCAGGTCAGGATATTTTGTTCAACCACAGTATGGGTCAGGATGAGCCTGGAGACCTCACAGGTGGCCCACTGGAAATAAACATGCAGAGGCAAGAAACAGAACAAATAGGAAATCTTCCAGAAACATCAGACTCTGTGCCTGCTCTTGATTCATCCTCAATGAAGGGAACTTCTGAAGTGGCTAAATGTATGATGCCATCCATTGAGCCATCCCAAGCCCCAACATCCTTCCTAGTCAAAGATCCTGTTCCGGATCAGGCTGCAGCTTCTGCAAATGTTCCAATCCCAGAAGCAAATTTGATTCAGAGCAGTGAACCTGCAGCCTTCGCTGCTCCAGATCACCCTGAAGAGAACCTTCCTAAGCCAGAATGCAATGGCTTTCCCAGCCAAACAGAGCCTAATCAAAAGACTAAAACCAGCAAATCCAAGCCTCCAACATTGAAAATGAAGGTCTCACAGAACGAGCTTGCTCAAACAAATGAGGAACAAGAACTTCCTGCTCCTAAAGCTACATACAACTTTGACCCTGACCAACTGGATGACAGCTTTAATCCCTTCACCAGCGGCGGATCTAAAATCCAGAACTCGCCTCCGCCATGCGGCACAAGCTCTCTCCCCAGGCTTGAGCCACTTGGCAGCTCAATGCCTGTATATGAGGCCAGCTCAGCAGCTCCAGTAGAGGCAGATATGATGGCGTCTTCATCATCAGAGGTAAAGCCTATGATGCTGGAGTTTGGTCGGGATGAGGGGACGGTCGGCAAGCCACCTCCACGTAAGTTAGGTGGAAAGAAGACTATCAGTAAACTCACAGTCAAGAAGCAGAAGCTCAAAGTATCAGAGGCGTTATCTAAACCATCACCAGAACCCACAGTTTCAGAATTAAAATCTCAACCACTCTCAGAACCCTTATCTGACCCAGCACCAGAACCAGTTTCCCAGTTAACATCAGAACCAGTTGCAGATCCAGTTCCAGAAGCATCTTTACCTGTTTCTGACTCTTCTGCAGCCCTGAGCCTAGATGATGTTCCTATCCCTAAGTCAGGAACATATAACTTTGATCCCAGTCAGTGGGACGACCCGAACTTCAATCCATTTGGTAGCAATAGCAAGATGAGCAGCTCTCCAGGGCTTCCTAAGAGTTCCTACAGCTTTGACCCAGACAATTTGGATGACTCTGTGGACCCTTTTAAACCCTCCAAAAGTCTGAACACAGAGGACTCATCAGGCAGTACCACTCAGCCTGAGACAAAAGTCAAAGATGGAGACAAGGAGAAAGCCAGACACCCACCGGAGGAGAAAAAAGTGAAGCAAATTCCCAAGAAAAGCAAAGAGAGGACAATTGC GAATTCCTGTAAAGTACAGAAATATGATGAAAGCCAGTCGTTGGTGCTTGATGTGTGTAACCAG gaggaggaagagcaggtgGTTTCTCAGACCCCAGAGATCACTCAGCGAGTTCATCATGCCACAGATGAGGAGAAGTTGGCTTCCAACAGCATCATGGGTCAGACAGGTGACACccaggaggaaagaggagaacCTGAATGCAATAAAGCACcagcaacaaaacaaccaaTCAGTGATATATCCGTTATGGATG TTCCTGAGACCAAGATTGCAGATCACATGGAGGAGGACACCTGCACCCTGAAAGATGATATA GGTGAGATATCCCTGAACCAAACAACAAAAGTGACCAACAGTGAtgccacagacacagcagcccTGATCAAGGACAACATACCTCTGAGTGAGATGGACAAGGCTGCAGTGCTCACCCTGATCAGAGAAGAG ATTATCACTAAAGAGATTGAAGTCAATGAGTGGAAGAGAAAGTAcgaggagagcagagcagaagtTTTTGAGATGAG GAAAATTGTTGCAGAATATGAGAAGACAGTTGCACAGATGATTG AGGATGAGCAGCAGGAGAAGACCCTGTCCTGTAATAAGACGGTCGGGCAGTTGACCTTAGAGAGGGATCAGGCCCTGGCTGACCTCAACTCCGTGGAGCGCTCCTTCGCTGACCTCTTCAGGAGGTATGAGAACATGAAGGGAGTCCTGGAGGGCTTCAAGAAG AATGAGGAGGTCTTGAAGAAATGTGCACAGGACTACCTGATGCGGATCAAGCAGGAGGAGCAACGGTACCAAACCCTCAAAATGCATGCTGAGGAAAAACTAGACAA GGCTAATGAGGAGATAGCGCAGGTACGTGCCAAGGCCAATGCCGAGAGTGTTGCATTAAATGCCAGCCTCAGGAAGGAGCAGATGAAGGTGGAGTCACTTGAAAGAGCTGTGCTTCAAAAG aaCCAAGAGATCGAGGAGCTCACCAAGATCTGTGACGAACTAATCGCCAAACTGGGAACAGAATGA
- the tacc1 gene encoding transforming acidic coiled-coil-containing protein 1 isoform X2, producing the protein MPITNQRLLNPLCCEGLKDHSRPITGCQSAEKLSSDSEGHFDTPEAATPVRAPPTIPGELENSNTDADKTDLDQDEHLIVTAPFAGQDILFNHSMGQDEPGDLTGGPLEINMQRQETEQIGNLPETSDSVPALDSSSMKGTSEVAKCMMPSIEPSQAPTSFLVKDPVPDQAAASANVPIPEANLIQSSEPAAFAAPDHPEENLPKPECNGFPSQTEPNQKTKTSKSKPPTLKMKVSQNELAQTNEEQELPAPKATYNFDPDQLDDSFNPFTSGGSKIQNSPPPCGTSSLPRLEPLGSSMPVYEASSAAPVEADMMASSSSEVKPMMLEFGRDEGTVGKPPPRKLGGKKTISKLTVKKQKLKVSEALSKPSPEPTVSELKSQPLSEPLSDPAPEPVSQLTSEPVADPVPEASLPVSDSSAALSLDDVPIPKSGTYNFDPSQWDDPNFNPFGSNSKMSSSPGLPKSSYSFDPDNLDDSVDPFKPSKSLNTEDSSGSTTQPETKVKDGDKEKARHPPEEKKVKQIPKKSKERTIANSCKVQKYDESQSLVLDVCNQEEEEQVVSQTPEITQRVHHATDEEKLASNSIMGQTGDTQEERGEPECNKAPATKQPISDISVMDVPETKIADHMEEDTCTLKDDIGEISLNQTTKVTNSDATDTAALIKDNIPLSEMDKAAVLTLIREEIITKEIEVNEWKRKYEESRAEVFEMRKIVAEYEKTVAQMIEDEQQEKTLSCNKTVGQLTLERDQALADLNSVERSFADLFRRYENMKGVLEGFKKNEEVLKKCAQDYLMRIKQEEQRYQTLKMHAEEKLDKANEEIAQVRAKANAESVALNASLRKEQMKVESLERAVLQKNQEIEELTKICDELIAKLGTE; encoded by the exons CTCTGACTCAGAGGGCCATTTTGACACTCCTGAAGCAGCAACTCCTGTCCGCGCTCCTCCGACCATCCCAGGAGAGCTGGAGAACAGCAACACTGATGCAGACAAAACAG acCTGGATCAAGACGAGCACCTGATAGTGACTGCTCCTTTCGCAGGTCAGGATATTTTGTTCAACCACAGTATGGGTCAGGATGAGCCTGGAGACCTCACAGGTGGCCCACTGGAAATAAACATGCAGAGGCAAGAAACAGAACAAATAGGAAATCTTCCAGAAACATCAGACTCTGTGCCTGCTCTTGATTCATCCTCAATGAAGGGAACTTCTGAAGTGGCTAAATGTATGATGCCATCCATTGAGCCATCCCAAGCCCCAACATCCTTCCTAGTCAAAGATCCTGTTCCGGATCAGGCTGCAGCTTCTGCAAATGTTCCAATCCCAGAAGCAAATTTGATTCAGAGCAGTGAACCTGCAGCCTTCGCTGCTCCAGATCACCCTGAAGAGAACCTTCCTAAGCCAGAATGCAATGGCTTTCCCAGCCAAACAGAGCCTAATCAAAAGACTAAAACCAGCAAATCCAAGCCTCCAACATTGAAAATGAAGGTCTCACAGAACGAGCTTGCTCAAACAAATGAGGAACAAGAACTTCCTGCTCCTAAAGCTACATACAACTTTGACCCTGACCAACTGGATGACAGCTTTAATCCCTTCACCAGCGGCGGATCTAAAATCCAGAACTCGCCTCCGCCATGCGGCACAAGCTCTCTCCCCAGGCTTGAGCCACTTGGCAGCTCAATGCCTGTATATGAGGCCAGCTCAGCAGCTCCAGTAGAGGCAGATATGATGGCGTCTTCATCATCAGAGGTAAAGCCTATGATGCTGGAGTTTGGTCGGGATGAGGGGACGGTCGGCAAGCCACCTCCACGTAAGTTAGGTGGAAAGAAGACTATCAGTAAACTCACAGTCAAGAAGCAGAAGCTCAAAGTATCAGAGGCGTTATCTAAACCATCACCAGAACCCACAGTTTCAGAATTAAAATCTCAACCACTCTCAGAACCCTTATCTGACCCAGCACCAGAACCAGTTTCCCAGTTAACATCAGAACCAGTTGCAGATCCAGTTCCAGAAGCATCTTTACCTGTTTCTGACTCTTCTGCAGCCCTGAGCCTAGATGATGTTCCTATCCCTAAGTCAGGAACATATAACTTTGATCCCAGTCAGTGGGACGACCCGAACTTCAATCCATTTGGTAGCAATAGCAAGATGAGCAGCTCTCCAGGGCTTCCTAAGAGTTCCTACAGCTTTGACCCAGACAATTTGGATGACTCTGTGGACCCTTTTAAACCCTCCAAAAGTCTGAACACAGAGGACTCATCAGGCAGTACCACTCAGCCTGAGACAAAAGTCAAAGATGGAGACAAGGAGAAAGCCAGACACCCACCGGAGGAGAAAAAAGTGAAGCAAATTCCCAAGAAAAGCAAAGAGAGGACAATTGC GAATTCCTGTAAAGTACAGAAATATGATGAAAGCCAGTCGTTGGTGCTTGATGTGTGTAACCAG gaggaggaagagcaggtgGTTTCTCAGACCCCAGAGATCACTCAGCGAGTTCATCATGCCACAGATGAGGAGAAGTTGGCTTCCAACAGCATCATGGGTCAGACAGGTGACACccaggaggaaagaggagaacCTGAATGCAATAAAGCACcagcaacaaaacaaccaaTCAGTGATATATCCGTTATGGATG TTCCTGAGACCAAGATTGCAGATCACATGGAGGAGGACACCTGCACCCTGAAAGATGATATA GGTGAGATATCCCTGAACCAAACAACAAAAGTGACCAACAGTGAtgccacagacacagcagcccTGATCAAGGACAACATACCTCTGAGTGAGATGGACAAGGCTGCAGTGCTCACCCTGATCAGAGAAGAG ATTATCACTAAAGAGATTGAAGTCAATGAGTGGAAGAGAAAGTAcgaggagagcagagcagaagtTTTTGAGATGAG GAAAATTGTTGCAGAATATGAGAAGACAGTTGCACAGATGATTG AGGATGAGCAGCAGGAGAAGACCCTGTCCTGTAATAAGACGGTCGGGCAGTTGACCTTAGAGAGGGATCAGGCCCTGGCTGACCTCAACTCCGTGGAGCGCTCCTTCGCTGACCTCTTCAGGAGGTATGAGAACATGAAGGGAGTCCTGGAGGGCTTCAAGAAG AATGAGGAGGTCTTGAAGAAATGTGCACAGGACTACCTGATGCGGATCAAGCAGGAGGAGCAACGGTACCAAACCCTCAAAATGCATGCTGAGGAAAAACTAGACAA GGCTAATGAGGAGATAGCGCAGGTACGTGCCAAGGCCAATGCCGAGAGTGTTGCATTAAATGCCAGCCTCAGGAAGGAGCAGATGAAGGTGGAGTCACTTGAAAGAGCTGTGCTTCAAAAG aaCCAAGAGATCGAGGAGCTCACCAAGATCTGTGACGAACTAATCGCCAAACTGGGAACAGAATGA